In a single window of the Balneolaceae bacterium genome:
- the sulP gene encoding sulfate permease: MNLEGLTSWLSRNLTILRWVGEYSPAHLRGDLAAGLSVGVILIPQSMAYAVLAGVPPVYGLYASVIPLMVYPLFGTSRHLAVGVVAIDMLVVAAGVSALAPASPQSYIALAVLLSFMAGLIQVAMSAARLGFIVNLLSKPVVLGFTAAAPLIIAVSQLGNLLGMEIDAAAHIFVMAGDLLRSPGEAHMLTAVIGLGSIVLIVLLNRLLRVSWEPLIIVAGGALAVWGLDLHGEGVAVVGAVEGGLPRAGLPSAGLEEMRRLLPTAITLALVQFMNVTSLGRTFASRHRYSLRPNSELFAIGAANLAAGIFRGLPVSASFSRSAINEQSGARTPLSNVFSALLVVLALLLLTPLLYYIPMAALAAVIITAALGLIDVGELRQLFYTKERDGYIALFTFATTLLVGIQEGILLGVSASLVAVLVRASRPNVAVLGHIEGSRFFRDVQRHPEAVQVEGILVLRVDASFSFNNAEFFKEHILSESERRGRPVQAVVIDGISINDMDSTAVEALELVVDELGDHGIELHFAGLKGAIRDVLLRSGLARRLGGTHFHITPDRAVRYILQKVRRKDPADGRLEWYLGRVD; encoded by the coding sequence ATGAACCTTGAAGGGCTTACATCGTGGCTGAGCCGGAATCTCACCATACTTCGGTGGGTGGGGGAATATTCGCCCGCCCATCTCCGGGGTGACCTGGCAGCCGGCCTTTCGGTGGGAGTCATACTCATTCCCCAGTCCATGGCCTACGCCGTGCTGGCGGGCGTGCCGCCCGTCTACGGCCTCTACGCTTCGGTGATTCCCCTGATGGTCTATCCGCTCTTCGGCACCTCCCGCCACCTGGCCGTGGGCGTGGTGGCCATCGACATGCTGGTGGTGGCGGCGGGCGTGTCTGCGCTGGCGCCCGCCTCCCCGCAGAGCTACATCGCCCTCGCGGTGCTGCTCAGCTTCATGGCGGGACTGATCCAGGTCGCCATGTCGGCCGCACGCCTGGGTTTTATCGTCAACCTCCTCTCCAAGCCGGTGGTACTGGGATTTACGGCCGCCGCCCCGCTCATCATTGCCGTGAGTCAGCTGGGCAACCTGCTGGGCATGGAGATCGACGCGGCCGCCCACATCTTTGTGATGGCGGGCGACCTTCTGCGCTCACCGGGAGAGGCGCACATGCTGACAGCCGTCATAGGACTGGGCTCTATCGTTCTCATCGTGCTGCTGAACCGGCTGCTGCGCGTATCCTGGGAACCCCTGATCATCGTGGCCGGCGGGGCGTTGGCGGTATGGGGGCTGGATCTGCACGGTGAGGGTGTGGCCGTGGTGGGAGCGGTGGAGGGCGGCCTGCCGAGGGCAGGTCTCCCCTCGGCGGGACTCGAGGAGATGCGCCGCCTGCTGCCCACGGCCATCACCCTGGCCCTGGTGCAGTTCATGAACGTCACCTCGCTGGGACGGACTTTCGCTTCCAGGCACCGCTACAGCCTGCGTCCCAACAGCGAGCTTTTCGCCATCGGAGCGGCCAACCTGGCGGCCGGTATCTTCCGGGGGCTGCCGGTCTCGGCGAGCTTTTCCCGCTCGGCCATCAACGAGCAGTCGGGCGCCCGGACGCCCCTGTCAAATGTCTTTTCGGCCCTTCTGGTGGTGCTGGCCCTCCTGCTGCTCACCCCGCTGCTCTATTACATACCCATGGCCGCCCTCGCCGCCGTGATCATCACGGCGGCCCTGGGTCTTATCGACGTGGGCGAGCTCCGCCAGCTCTTCTACACCAAGGAGCGTGACGGCTACATCGCCCTGTTTACCTTTGCGACCACCCTGCTGGTGGGCATACAGGAGGGCATCCTGCTGGGCGTGAGCGCCTCCCTGGTGGCCGTGCTGGTCCGGGCCAGCCGCCCCAACGTGGCGGTGCTGGGACACATCGAGGGCTCGCGCTTCTTCCGCGACGTGCAGCGCCACCCGGAGGCCGTGCAGGTGGAGGGCATACTGGTGCTGCGGGTGGACGCCTCCTTCTCCTTCAACAACGCCGAGTTCTTCAAGGAGCACATTCTCAGCGAAAGCGAGCGCAGGGGACGTCCGGTGCAGGCGGTGGTCATTGACGGTATAAGCATCAATGACATGGACTCCACCGCCGTGGAGGCCCTGGAGCTGGTGGTGGACGAACTGGGAGACCACGGTATCGAACTGCACTTCGCTGGACTGAAGGGGGCCATTCGCGATGTGCTGCTGCGAAGCGGACTGGCGCGCAGGCTGGGAGGCACCCATTTCCATATCACGCCCGACCGGGCGGTGCGCTACATCCTGCAGAAAGTCCGGCGAAAGGACCCCGCCGACGGGCGACTGGAGTGGTACCTGGGCAGGGTGGACTGA
- a CDS encoding alanine racemase, translating into MDFVRSPALILDPERCRANIAGMAERARSFGARLCPHMKTHQSAEIGRWMRAEGVEEITVSSVDMAAYFAEAGWEEITIAFPVNLREMERLNGLASRLSLSVLLSDPDALSVLQREMNTDLGVWLEVDSGSGRTGIPWDNTEKAGEVLDRLVAADRLHFRGFYSHPGHSYAARSAEEIREINRSCAGRLRSLRDELTAGEAVIRMGDTPCCSVGEDFEGIEEWSPGNFVFYDLMQEQIGACREQQIACALACPVVARHPQRLEVTVHGGAVHLSKDRLEENGGVHYGKVVRFDEDGWSASLEGCSVSRLSQEHGLLSLSREVFDSVRPGDLLGVLPVHSCLTADLMGGYLTPQGSAVDHLRGG; encoded by the coding sequence ATGGACTTTGTACGTTCTCCCGCTTTAATTCTGGATCCTGAACGCTGCCGCGCCAACATCGCAGGCATGGCCGAACGCGCCCGCAGCTTCGGCGCGCGCCTTTGTCCCCACATGAAGACCCATCAGTCGGCCGAAATAGGCCGATGGATGCGCGCCGAGGGTGTGGAGGAGATCACCGTCTCGTCGGTGGACATGGCCGCGTATTTCGCTGAAGCGGGCTGGGAGGAGATCACCATCGCTTTCCCCGTCAACCTGCGGGAGATGGAGCGCCTGAACGGGCTGGCCTCCCGGCTTTCGCTGTCGGTGCTTCTGAGCGACCCCGACGCCTTGTCGGTCCTGCAGCGGGAAATGAACACAGATCTGGGCGTCTGGCTGGAGGTGGACAGCGGGTCCGGGCGCACGGGCATCCCCTGGGATAATACCGAAAAGGCTGGCGAGGTGCTGGACCGGCTGGTTGCGGCGGACCGCCTGCACTTCCGCGGCTTCTACTCCCACCCTGGGCACTCCTACGCGGCCCGCTCAGCCGAAGAGATACGGGAGATCAACCGGAGCTGTGCCGGGCGCCTGAGGAGCCTGCGCGATGAGCTGACCGCCGGGGAGGCGGTCATACGCATGGGCGATACGCCCTGCTGCAGCGTCGGAGAGGATTTCGAGGGCATTGAGGAGTGGAGCCCGGGCAATTTTGTCTTCTACGACCTCATGCAGGAGCAGATCGGCGCTTGCCGGGAGCAGCAGATCGCCTGCGCATTGGCCTGTCCCGTGGTGGCCCGCCACCCGCAGCGCCTGGAGGTGACGGTGCACGGGGGCGCCGTGCATCTCTCCAAGGATCGCCTGGAGGAGAACGGGGGCGTGCATTACGGCAAGGTGGTGCGCTTTGACGAGGACGGCTGGTCCGCCAGCCTGGAGGGATGCAGCGTAAGCCGCCTCTCCCAGGAACACGGACTGCTCTCGCTCAGCAGGGAGGTCTTCGACTCGGTGCGCCCCGGCGACCTGCTGGGCGTGCTTCCGGTGCATTCCTGCTTGACGGCCGACCTGATGGGAGGCTATCTCACCCCCCAGGGTTCGGCTGTCGACCACTTACGGGGAGGCTGA
- a CDS encoding dipeptidase, translating to MKRLAPLFTLFFALTLLAACSGETETTAEKAQRLAQEFIIVDGHVDLPSRLSGGWENVSQRTPDGDIDFVRAREGGLDAPFMSIYVSTRYQDEAGAAYNRADTLIDLVERIASEWPDQFAIATTPDQIRQHHEEGLVSLPMGMENGAGIEDDLANLQYFYDRGIRYITLTHGEDNLIGDSSYDDSEDTHDGLSDYGREVVREMNRLGIMVDVSHITDETFWDVMEVTEAPVIASHSSARHFTPGFERNMGDSLIAHLPENGGVIMINFGSAFLDSASANSGDRVQQAISDSLEAMGLDRSSDEGRQWAQQYYNENYQFSDVEMVANHIDHVVELAGVDYVGLGSDWDGVGNTLPEGLKSPAGLPNLIAELLERGYTEEEIEKICSGNVFRVWEQVIQTAEEMQSSM from the coding sequence ATGAAACGCTTAGCACCGCTCTTCACGCTCTTTTTTGCTCTCACCCTCCTGGCGGCCTGTTCGGGAGAAACCGAAACCACCGCCGAAAAGGCCCAGCGCCTGGCCCAGGAGTTTATCATCGTTGACGGCCATGTGGACCTGCCCTCCAGGCTCAGCGGCGGCTGGGAAAACGTCTCCCAGCGTACGCCCGACGGGGACATCGACTTCGTTCGCGCCCGGGAAGGCGGACTCGACGCGCCCTTTATGTCCATTTACGTATCCACGCGATACCAGGACGAGGCCGGTGCGGCCTACAACCGGGCAGATACCCTTATCGACCTTGTGGAGCGCATCGCCAGCGAATGGCCCGACCAATTTGCCATCGCCACGACACCCGACCAGATCAGGCAGCATCACGAGGAGGGCCTGGTTTCCCTGCCCATGGGTATGGAGAACGGCGCAGGCATTGAGGACGATCTGGCCAACCTGCAGTACTTTTACGATCGCGGCATCCGCTACATCACCCTTACGCACGGAGAGGACAACCTGATCGGCGACTCCTCCTACGACGATTCCGAGGACACCCACGACGGGCTGAGCGACTACGGCCGCGAGGTGGTGCGTGAAATGAACCGACTGGGCATCATGGTGGACGTCTCCCACATCACCGACGAAACCTTCTGGGACGTCATGGAGGTAACCGAGGCCCCCGTGATCGCCTCCCACTCCTCCGCCCGCCACTTCACCCCGGGCTTTGAGCGTAACATGGGTGACTCGCTCATCGCGCACCTGCCCGAAAACGGCGGTGTGATCATGATCAACTTCGGTTCCGCCTTCCTGGACAGCGCGTCCGCCAACAGCGGCGACCGCGTGCAGCAAGCCATCTCCGACTCCCTGGAGGCTATGGGACTCGACCGCTCCAGCGATGAGGGGCGCCAGTGGGCCCAGCAGTACTACAACGAGAACTACCAGTTCAGCGACGTGGAGATGGTGGCCAATCACATCGACCACGTGGTGGAGCTGGCAGGCGTTGACTATGTGGGACTCGGTTCGGACTGGGACGGGGTGGGCAACACCCTTCCGGAGGGTCTCAAGTCGCCGGCCGGACTTCCCAACCTGATCGCCGAACTGCTGGAGCGCGGCTACACCGAGGAGGAAATCGAAAAAATATGCTCCGGCAACGTCTTCCGCGTCTGGGAGCAGGTCATCCAGACTGCAGAGGAGATGCAGTCATCCATGTAA
- a CDS encoding M28 family peptidase → MRPTCSLLLFLLLAFLAGCGEPEMREGPADTRALLQRVSADSIASTARTMTLRAAKLSSAGEEATGDPMARWVYSRLNSYGGNEGRLRLSYDRHPHRGGELVNVVAVLPGIQMEGRNRIYVVYSPYPVAPPEGAKNSSAGPAYLLELARVLTGAEFDATLVFLALDGREGGIPAAEAFTRQVNCRNLDIEAVLSVELGMASGEAPQVLRIVAEGFAPREELGDYQRALLASGGENDTPSRNLARFLRHTADDHVPGSPVELVYGDGRPGDPSTQGAFIRKDYTTVRLVGGLPENGMQEGRDAAWLAGVTRISVAALATMADAPARPRRVRMETAESGDRVRLRWKANKEPDLRGYRVVWRASTAAYWEHEAFIGDTTAYVPEIDTPAYYRFGVQAVDRFGNAGPAVFPLAVN, encoded by the coding sequence ATGCGACCAACCTGCAGCTTATTGCTGTTTCTTCTGCTGGCTTTCCTTGCGGGCTGCGGCGAGCCGGAGATGCGGGAAGGCCCTGCCGACACGCGGGCCCTCCTGCAGCGCGTTTCGGCTGACTCCATCGCGTCGACGGCCCGCACCATGACGCTGAGGGCTGCCAAGCTTAGTTCCGCCGGGGAAGAGGCCACGGGGGACCCCATGGCGCGCTGGGTCTACAGCCGGCTCAACAGCTACGGCGGGAACGAGGGGAGGCTTAGGCTCAGCTACGACCGGCACCCGCACCGCGGCGGCGAGCTGGTTAATGTGGTCGCCGTACTGCCCGGCATTCAAATGGAGGGCCGCAACCGCATCTACGTGGTATACAGTCCCTACCCGGTTGCACCTCCCGAAGGAGCCAAAAACTCCTCCGCCGGTCCTGCATATCTTCTGGAGCTGGCCCGTGTTCTGACGGGGGCGGAATTCGATGCCACCCTGGTTTTCCTGGCCCTGGACGGGCGTGAGGGGGGTATTCCGGCGGCAGAGGCCTTTACCCGGCAGGTAAACTGCAGGAATTTAGACATCGAAGCCGTACTTTCGGTCGAACTGGGTATGGCTTCGGGTGAGGCTCCCCAGGTATTGCGGATTGTAGCCGAAGGATTTGCGCCCAGGGAGGAGCTGGGAGATTACCAACGCGCCCTGCTGGCCTCGGGAGGGGAGAACGACACACCCTCTCGCAATCTGGCCAGATTCCTTCGGCATACGGCCGATGACCATGTGCCCGGGTCGCCCGTGGAATTGGTGTACGGCGACGGGCGACCTGGCGATCCCTCTACACAGGGGGCCTTTATCAGGAAAGACTATACGACGGTCCGGTTGGTGGGAGGCCTGCCGGAAAATGGCATGCAGGAGGGGAGGGACGCCGCCTGGCTGGCAGGGGTTACCCGCATAAGCGTAGCCGCACTGGCGACTATGGCCGATGCACCCGCCCGTCCGCGACGCGTGCGCATGGAGACGGCGGAATCGGGCGACCGGGTTCGCCTGCGCTGGAAAGCAAACAAAGAGCCCGACCTGCGCGGCTACCGGGTGGTCTGGCGCGCCTCCACCGCAGCCTATTGGGAGCATGAAGCTTTTATAGGGGACACCACGGCCTATGTGCCTGAGATAGATACTCCAGCCTACTACCGATTCGGTGTGCAGGCGGTGGACCGGTTCGGGAATGCCGGTCCCGCGGTTTTCCCGCTGGCAGTCAACTAG
- a CDS encoding N(4)-(beta-N-acetylglucosaminyl)-L-asparaginase, producing the protein MKRSDFMKLMAAGAGSLAPLSTIARPASAGGQAQRSANGLLSVSSGNGLRATERAMEMMRGGSDAIDAVIEGVNIVEEDPDDISVGYGGLPNEDGVVQLDACCMHGPTHNAGSVGALEGIKTPSKVARLVMEQTDHVQLVGKGAQDFAKAHGFTIENLLTDRSRRIWLDYKASLSDDDDWFPPQDEDDSISYQGLEVYGSGSRTRITGTISCMGLDQNGNISGVTTTSGLFFKIPGRVGDSPIIGAGLYVDNEVGACGSTGRGEENLKNLSCFMVVEFMRQGDSPEEACLKVCQRLVDHAKLPNLLNENGRPDFNVNFYALNRDGAYGCASIYGPNSYAVHDGNENVRREGAYLFDED; encoded by the coding sequence ATGAAACGCAGCGACTTTATGAAACTGATGGCGGCCGGCGCTGGAAGCCTGGCCCCCCTCTCTACCATTGCCCGTCCTGCCTCCGCCGGCGGGCAAGCCCAACGCTCGGCCAACGGCCTGCTGTCCGTCTCCAGCGGAAACGGCCTGCGCGCAACCGAACGGGCCATGGAGATGATGCGCGGCGGAAGCGACGCCATCGACGCCGTCATAGAAGGGGTGAATATCGTCGAGGAAGATCCGGACGACATTTCAGTTGGCTACGGTGGACTTCCCAATGAGGACGGCGTGGTGCAGCTGGATGCCTGCTGCATGCACGGCCCCACCCACAACGCCGGCAGCGTGGGCGCCCTCGAAGGTATCAAGACCCCCTCCAAGGTGGCCCGCCTGGTCATGGAGCAGACCGACCACGTACAGCTGGTCGGGAAGGGCGCCCAGGATTTTGCAAAAGCCCACGGCTTCACCATCGAAAACCTGCTTACCGACCGATCCCGCCGCATATGGCTCGACTACAAAGCCAGCCTCAGCGATGACGACGACTGGTTTCCGCCGCAGGACGAAGACGATTCCATCTCCTACCAGGGCCTGGAGGTGTACGGCTCGGGCAGCAGAACCCGCATCACCGGCACCATCAGCTGTATGGGACTCGATCAGAACGGAAATATTTCCGGGGTAACGACCACCAGCGGACTCTTTTTTAAGATCCCGGGACGCGTGGGCGACAGTCCCATCATCGGCGCTGGACTCTACGTGGACAACGAGGTGGGGGCCTGCGGCTCCACCGGACGGGGCGAGGAGAATCTGAAGAACCTGAGCTGCTTCATGGTGGTGGAATTCATGCGACAGGGCGACAGCCCCGAGGAGGCCTGCCTTAAGGTATGCCAGCGTCTGGTGGACCATGCCAAACTTCCCAACCTGCTGAACGAAAACGGGCGCCCCGACTTCAACGTGAACTTCTACGCCCTCAACAGGGACGGCGCCTACGGATGCGCCAGCATCTACGGACCCAACTCCTACGCCGTGCATGACGGCAACGAAAACGTCCGGCGGGAAGGTGCCTATCTTTTTGACGAGGACTGA
- a CDS encoding M20/M25/M40 family metallo-hydrolase, giving the protein MIRRFILLPLLVAGLLHACSPGPDPARHITVDKMRGWITELSSDEMRGRQAFTPDAQRAADFIAAEFNEIGLEPLEGEDDFLQDFTVYTIERGERSLNFNGRKLAAGNFIVMGDYEDVQWEDLSQVEAAPIGRADPFTAAWEEYNDSGKDLVVLVHTDHEEDFRRYAGFYNRTRRTMRLNEGGTRLFILTDDTGIDSGSLTAGNEVSSRRGANVAGMIPGTERPDEYVLFSAHYDHLGVATPVEGDSIANGADDDASGTSAVIALADWYRALGPQERSLVFVAFTAEEIGGYGSRYFSEQMDPAQVAAMFNIEMIGKPSQFGPNTAFLTGFEASDMGAILQRNLEGTPYAIHPDPYPEQNLFYRSDNATLARLGVPAHTISSVQIDTDEYYHTVDDELETLNLEHMTNMIRAIALSSRSIVTGEDTPSRVDPEGLD; this is encoded by the coding sequence ATGATCCGCCGTTTCATTCTTCTTCCTCTCCTCGTCGCCGGTCTTCTCCACGCTTGCAGTCCGGGCCCTGATCCTGCCCGGCACATTACCGTCGACAAGATGCGCGGCTGGATCACCGAGCTCAGTTCCGACGAAATGAGGGGGCGCCAGGCCTTCACCCCGGACGCGCAGCGAGCCGCCGACTTCATCGCCGCGGAATTCAACGAGATCGGCCTTGAGCCCCTCGAGGGCGAGGATGACTTTCTACAGGATTTTACGGTTTACACCATTGAGCGCGGAGAACGCTCGCTCAATTTTAACGGCCGCAAGCTGGCGGCCGGCAATTTCATCGTGATGGGCGATTACGAGGATGTGCAGTGGGAGGATCTCTCGCAGGTGGAGGCGGCGCCCATCGGGCGGGCGGATCCCTTCACGGCAGCCTGGGAGGAATACAACGACAGCGGGAAGGACCTTGTGGTGCTGGTGCATACCGACCACGAAGAGGATTTCCGACGATACGCCGGCTTTTACAACCGCACGCGGCGCACCATGCGCCTCAATGAGGGCGGCACCCGGCTCTTTATTCTCACCGACGACACCGGGATTGACTCCGGCTCCCTTACGGCCGGGAATGAGGTCAGCAGCCGGAGGGGCGCCAATGTGGCCGGCATGATTCCCGGCACCGAAAGGCCTGATGAGTACGTACTTTTTTCGGCACATTACGACCACCTGGGGGTCGCCACTCCCGTCGAGGGCGACTCCATCGCCAACGGCGCGGACGACGACGCCTCGGGGACCTCCGCCGTCATCGCCCTGGCCGACTGGTACCGCGCGTTGGGACCGCAGGAACGCAGCCTGGTCTTCGTGGCCTTTACCGCCGAAGAGATAGGCGGCTACGGCTCCCGTTATTTCTCGGAGCAGATGGACCCGGCGCAGGTCGCTGCCATGTTCAACATCGAAATGATCGGCAAGCCCTCCCAGTTCGGTCCCAATACCGCCTTTCTGACCGGCTTCGAGGCCTCCGATATGGGAGCTATCCTCCAGCGCAACCTGGAGGGCACCCCCTACGCCATCCACCCCGACCCCTACCCCGAACAGAATCTTTTCTATCGCTCGGACAATGCCACCCTCGCCCGGCTGGGCGTGCCGGCCCACACGATATCTTCCGTCCAGATCGACACGGACGAATACTACCATACGGTGGATGACGAGCTGGAGACCTTGAACCTGGAGCACATGACCAACATGATACGCGCCATCGCCCTCAGCTCGCGCAGCATCGTCACCGGGGAGGATACCCCTTCGCGAGTGGACCCCGAGGGGCTGGACTGA
- a CDS encoding GNAT family N-acyltransferase — MNTNPAQNLVSSNKYLVRFASSEEDLREAQHLRFVVFNLELGEGLEQSFETGRDEDKYDAYCRHLLVIDRQSESVIGTYRLQTYKNAVRNHGYYTDGEYVLEQLPEEVLYESVEVGRACIAKDHRNGRVLYLLWRGIAEFLKQTNSRYLLGCCSITSQDPSDAWKVMDYLEHNGLMHPDIRVETRPDFRCEEVERDENAWKTVQLPQLFRLYMDVGALICSQPALDREFKTIDYLVLLDVENLDERTRMLFFK; from the coding sequence TTGAACACCAATCCCGCACAAAACCTGGTATCCAGCAACAAGTACCTGGTTCGATTCGCCTCCAGCGAAGAGGACCTGCGCGAGGCGCAGCATCTTCGTTTTGTGGTCTTCAATCTGGAGTTGGGCGAGGGACTGGAGCAGTCTTTTGAGACGGGCAGGGACGAGGACAAATACGACGCCTACTGCCGGCATCTGCTGGTCATTGACCGTCAGTCGGAATCGGTTATTGGCACCTACCGCCTGCAAACCTACAAGAATGCCGTGCGCAACCACGGCTACTACACCGACGGGGAGTACGTGCTCGAGCAGCTTCCCGAAGAGGTGCTGTACGAGTCGGTGGAGGTGGGACGGGCCTGCATTGCCAAGGACCACCGCAACGGCCGGGTGCTCTACCTGCTCTGGAGGGGCATTGCCGAATTTCTCAAGCAGACCAACAGCCGCTACCTGCTGGGCTGCTGCTCCATCACCAGCCAGGACCCCTCTGACGCATGGAAAGTCATGGACTACCTGGAGCACAACGGGCTGATGCACCCGGATATACGGGTGGAGACGAGGCCCGACTTCCGCTGCGAGGAGGTGGAGCGCGATGAGAACGCCTGGAAAACGGTGCAGCTCCCGCAGCTCTTCCGGCTCTATATGGATGTGGGCGCGCTGATCTGCAGCCAACCGGCCCTCGACCGCGAGTTCAAGACCATCGACTACCTCGTCCTTCTCGACGTGGAGAATCTCGACGAGCGAACCCGCATGCTTTTTTTCAAATGA
- a CDS encoding lysophospholipid acyltransferase family protein, which produces MSRVWNLIKLLAFGLLTLGTMAGVVLARGLTLGRNGNFLRWKNRILTGWASGCFTIFGLRLTVEGNPPKGPFILVSNHLSYLDVVPLWYLTDATFVAKQELSGWAFFGWAMRRLEVIFIDRANIRDLPRVNREIARHLDLGEGIIFFPEGTSTKGDKIHPFNAPLLHYAARNRHPVHYVSIGYKTRDPEKPASRYVCWWGDMDFIGHFMDFITLRRVEITLRFGEEPVVSGDRKNLAEELENNVSRLFEPIG; this is translated from the coding sequence ATGAGCCGAGTATGGAACCTGATCAAACTGCTGGCCTTCGGGCTGCTCACCCTGGGCACCATGGCGGGCGTTGTGCTGGCCAGGGGACTCACCCTGGGGCGCAACGGCAACTTCCTGCGCTGGAAAAACCGCATTCTCACGGGGTGGGCCTCCGGCTGCTTTACCATCTTTGGTCTCAGGCTCACGGTGGAGGGTAATCCGCCCAAAGGGCCCTTCATCCTGGTCTCCAACCATCTGAGCTACCTCGATGTGGTGCCGCTCTGGTACCTTACCGACGCCACCTTCGTGGCCAAGCAGGAGCTCTCCGGCTGGGCCTTTTTCGGCTGGGCCATGCGCAGGCTGGAGGTCATCTTTATTGACCGTGCCAACATTCGCGACCTCCCCCGGGTGAACCGCGAGATCGCCCGGCACCTGGACCTGGGGGAGGGGATCATCTTCTTTCCGGAAGGAACCAGCACCAAAGGAGACAAGATCCATCCCTTCAACGCTCCACTGCTCCACTACGCGGCCCGAAACCGCCACCCCGTGCATTACGTTTCCATAGGCTACAAGACCAGAGATCCCGAAAAACCGGCCTCCCGGTATGTCTGCTGGTGGGGCGATATGGACTTTATCGGCCATTTCATGGATTTTATTACCCTGCGGAGGGTGGAGATAACGCTTCGCTTCGGCGAAGAACCGGTGGTCAGCGGCGACCGCAAGAACCTGGCAGAAGAGCTGGAAAACAACGTAAGCCGGCTCTTTGAACCCATCGGATGA